In Rutidosis leptorrhynchoides isolate AG116_Rl617_1_P2 chromosome 2, CSIRO_AGI_Rlap_v1, whole genome shotgun sequence, one genomic interval encodes:
- the LOC139894591 gene encoding uncharacterized protein isoform X1, which yields MSRYPFSLNREPWSKEEKKNLMKGIKQQFQEVLMQNLFSAGDADSSYLDSMMKQIRDHILTPEEIKLFLPEVNWEHLASMYVTGRSGPECQSRWVNCEDPSINQQPWNIQEDKKLQSLVQRQGFSNWIKVAKELNTNRTPFQCLARFQRSLNVSIIKNEWTRSEDEELRHAVAEYGDTNWQLVASTLEGRTGTQCSNRWKKTLNPLRKRVGKWNKDEDKRLKIAVRFFGAKNWNKLAKFVPGRTQEQCHERWANCLDPSLNMNEWTEDEDLKLKQAIEDHDNIEEDIRALQLDSAAEDSITVPVENGGKLEEPVVPDHSEQAEDSKIVPNTDDGKLEESVVTDDLEEGKEVTPASEHIEEVEGNKKRHLNVVFIGHVDAGKSTIGGQILYLSGQVDERTIQKYEKEAKDKSRESWYMAYIMDTNEEERAKGKTVEVGRAHFETETTRFTILDAPGHKSYVPNMISGASQADIGVLVISARKGEFETGYERGGQTREHVQLAKTLGVSKLLVVVNKMDDPTVNWSKQRYDEIESKMVPFLKSSGYNVKKDIQFLPISGLHGTNLQTRVGKSVCPWWDGQCLFEELDAIEVPLRDPNGPFRMPIIDKFKDLGTVVMGKVESGSVREGNSLLIMPNKVQVKVLAIFIDEDKVRSAGPGENLRVRVSGIEEEDILSGFVLSSVEKPIAAVYEFVAQLHILELLDNAIFTAGYKAILHIHSVVEECEILELIQQIDPKTRKPMKKKVLFVKNGAVVICRIQVTNMICIEKFADFQQLGRFTLRTEGKTVAIGKVTELA from the exons ATGTCAAGATATCCATTTTCTTTGAATCGGGAACCTTGGTCTAAAGAGGAGAAGAAGAACCTCATGAAAGGAATTAAACAGCAATTTCAAGAAGTATTAATGCAAAACCTTTTCAG TGCTGGAGATGCAGATTCTAGTTATCTTGATAGCATGATGAAGCAAATCAGAGATCATATATTGACTCCTGAGGAAATCAAATTGTTCCTTCCTGAGGTTAATTGGGAACATTTGGCTTCCATGTATGTCACAGGCCGGTCTGGTCCTGAATGTCAATCAAG GTGGGTGAACTGTGAGGACCCTTCAATTAATCAGCAGCCATGGAATATACAAGAAGATAAGAAACTTCAGAGTCTGGTTCAGAGGCAGGGGTTTAGTAACTGGATAAAAGTTGCCAAGGAACTGAATACAAATAGAACGCCTTTTCAATGTTTGGCTCGATTTCAAAGGAGTCTTAACGTGTCTATAATCAAGAATGAATGGACTCGCTCTGAGGATGAAGAACTTCGTCATGCAGTAGCCGAGTATGGGGACACTAACTGGCAGCTGGTTGCTTCTACACTTGAAGGAAGGACTGGTACACAATGCTCAAATAG ATGGAAAAAGACTTTGAACCCACTAAGGAAGAGAGTTGGGAAATGGAATAAAGATGAGGACAAACGTCTTAAAATAGCCGTTAGGTTTTTTGGGGCAAAAAACTGGAACAAACTAGCTAAATTTGTACCTGGCAGGACGCAAGAGCAATGTCATGAAAG ATGGGCTAACTGCTTAGACCCTTCACTTAATATGAATGAGTGGACTGAAGACGAGGATTTGAAACTAAAACAAGCAATCGAGGATCACG ATAACATTGAGGAGGACATTCGTGCCTTGCAGCTAGACTCAGCTG CGGAAGATAGTATCACGGTGCCTGTAGAGAATGGTGGGAAACTTGAAGAACCTGTAGTTCCCGATCACTCGGAACAAG ctGAAGATAGTAAGATTGTGCCTAATACTGATGATGGGAAGCTTGAAGAGTCTGTAGTCACTGATGATCTGGAAGAAG GGAAAGAAGTAACTCCTGCTTCAGAACATATTGAGGAAGTGGAGGGTAATAAGAAGAGACACTTGAATGTTGTATTCATTGGTCATGTCG ATGCTGGGAAGTCTACAATTGGAGGGCAGATACTTTACCTTAGTGGTCAAGTTGATGAGCGAACAATTCAGAAGTACGAAAAGGAAGCTAAGGATAAGAGTAGAGAGAGTTGGTACATGGCATATATTATGGACACCAATGAAGAGGAGAGGGCTAAG GGGAAAACTGTTGAAGTTGGCAGAGCACATTTCGAGACTGAGACTACACGATTTACCATACTCGATGCACCG GGCCACAAAAGTTATGTACCTAACATGATTAGTGGTGCTTCTCAAGCTGATATAGGTGTACTG GTTATTTCTGCTCGAAAAGGGGAATTTGAAACTGGGTATGAGAGAGGTGGACAAACTCGTGAACATGTTCAACTCGCAAAGACCTTGGGTGTTTCTAAGTTGCTTGTTGTTGTCAATAAAATGGACGACCCAACAGTTAATTGGTCAAAGCAGAG GTATGATGAAATCGAGTCCAAAATGGTACCGTTTCTGAAGTCCTCAGGTTATAATGTGAAGAAAG ATATCCAGTTTCTTCCAATATCTGGACTTCATGGTACCAATTTGCAAACTAGAGTTGGAAAAAGTGTGTGCCCGTGGTGGGATGGTCAATGTCTATTTGAAGAACTTGATGCAATTGAAGTTCCGTTACGTGATCCTAATGGTCCATTCAG AATGCCTATTATCGACAAATTCAAAGACCTTGGGACTGTTGTTATGGGAAAAGTAGAGTCTGGTAGTGTGCGAGAGGGCAATAGCTTGCTGATTATGCCAAACAAG GTTCAAGTAAAAGTTCTTGCCATTTTTATTGATGAGGATAAAGTTAGGAGTGCAGGGCCCGGTGAGAATCTGCGAGTCCGAGTCTCTGGGATTGAAGAAGAGGATATACTGTCGGGATTTGTTCTTTCTAGTGTTG AAAAACCGATAGCTGCAGTTTATGAGTTTGTTGCTCAGTTGCATATACTTGAATTGCTGGATAAC GCTATTTTTACTGCTGGGTACAAGGCTATATTGCACATTCATTCTGTAGTTGAGGAATGTGAGATTCTTGAGCTGATTCAGCAAATTGATCCCAAGACCCGGAAACCAATGAAAAAGAAAGTGCTTTTTGTGAAGAATGGTGCTGTTGTCATATGCCGTATTCAG GTGACAAATATGATATGCATAGAGAAGTTTGCTGATTTTCAGCAGCTTGGGCGGTTCACACTTCGTACTGAAG GAAAAACAGTTGCAATTGGAAAAGTAACTGAACTTGCATAA
- the LOC139894591 gene encoding uncharacterized protein isoform X2 — protein sequence MSRYPFSLNREPWSKEEKKNLMKGIKQQFQEVLMQNLFSAGDADSSYLDSMMKQIRDHILTPEEIKLFLPEVNWEHLASMYVTGRSGPECQSRWVNCEDPSINQQPWNIQEDKKLQSLVQRQGFSNWIKVAKELNTNRTPFQCLARFQRSLNVSIIKNEWTRSEDEELRHAVAEYGDTNWQLVASTLEGRTGTQCSNRWKKTLNPLRKRVGKWNKDEDKRLKIAVRFFGAKNWNKLAKFVPGRTQEQCHERWANCLDPSLNMNEWTEDEDLKLKQAIEDHDNIEEDIRALQLDSAAEDSITVPVENGGKLEEPVVPDHSEQGKEVTPASEHIEEVEGNKKRHLNVVFIGHVDAGKSTIGGQILYLSGQVDERTIQKYEKEAKDKSRESWYMAYIMDTNEEERAKGKTVEVGRAHFETETTRFTILDAPGHKSYVPNMISGASQADIGVLVISARKGEFETGYERGGQTREHVQLAKTLGVSKLLVVVNKMDDPTVNWSKQRYDEIESKMVPFLKSSGYNVKKDIQFLPISGLHGTNLQTRVGKSVCPWWDGQCLFEELDAIEVPLRDPNGPFRMPIIDKFKDLGTVVMGKVESGSVREGNSLLIMPNKVQVKVLAIFIDEDKVRSAGPGENLRVRVSGIEEEDILSGFVLSSVEKPIAAVYEFVAQLHILELLDNAIFTAGYKAILHIHSVVEECEILELIQQIDPKTRKPMKKKVLFVKNGAVVICRIQVTNMICIEKFADFQQLGRFTLRTEGKTVAIGKVTELA from the exons ATGTCAAGATATCCATTTTCTTTGAATCGGGAACCTTGGTCTAAAGAGGAGAAGAAGAACCTCATGAAAGGAATTAAACAGCAATTTCAAGAAGTATTAATGCAAAACCTTTTCAG TGCTGGAGATGCAGATTCTAGTTATCTTGATAGCATGATGAAGCAAATCAGAGATCATATATTGACTCCTGAGGAAATCAAATTGTTCCTTCCTGAGGTTAATTGGGAACATTTGGCTTCCATGTATGTCACAGGCCGGTCTGGTCCTGAATGTCAATCAAG GTGGGTGAACTGTGAGGACCCTTCAATTAATCAGCAGCCATGGAATATACAAGAAGATAAGAAACTTCAGAGTCTGGTTCAGAGGCAGGGGTTTAGTAACTGGATAAAAGTTGCCAAGGAACTGAATACAAATAGAACGCCTTTTCAATGTTTGGCTCGATTTCAAAGGAGTCTTAACGTGTCTATAATCAAGAATGAATGGACTCGCTCTGAGGATGAAGAACTTCGTCATGCAGTAGCCGAGTATGGGGACACTAACTGGCAGCTGGTTGCTTCTACACTTGAAGGAAGGACTGGTACACAATGCTCAAATAG ATGGAAAAAGACTTTGAACCCACTAAGGAAGAGAGTTGGGAAATGGAATAAAGATGAGGACAAACGTCTTAAAATAGCCGTTAGGTTTTTTGGGGCAAAAAACTGGAACAAACTAGCTAAATTTGTACCTGGCAGGACGCAAGAGCAATGTCATGAAAG ATGGGCTAACTGCTTAGACCCTTCACTTAATATGAATGAGTGGACTGAAGACGAGGATTTGAAACTAAAACAAGCAATCGAGGATCACG ATAACATTGAGGAGGACATTCGTGCCTTGCAGCTAGACTCAGCTG CGGAAGATAGTATCACGGTGCCTGTAGAGAATGGTGGGAAACTTGAAGAACCTGTAGTTCCCGATCACTCGGAACAAG GGAAAGAAGTAACTCCTGCTTCAGAACATATTGAGGAAGTGGAGGGTAATAAGAAGAGACACTTGAATGTTGTATTCATTGGTCATGTCG ATGCTGGGAAGTCTACAATTGGAGGGCAGATACTTTACCTTAGTGGTCAAGTTGATGAGCGAACAATTCAGAAGTACGAAAAGGAAGCTAAGGATAAGAGTAGAGAGAGTTGGTACATGGCATATATTATGGACACCAATGAAGAGGAGAGGGCTAAG GGGAAAACTGTTGAAGTTGGCAGAGCACATTTCGAGACTGAGACTACACGATTTACCATACTCGATGCACCG GGCCACAAAAGTTATGTACCTAACATGATTAGTGGTGCTTCTCAAGCTGATATAGGTGTACTG GTTATTTCTGCTCGAAAAGGGGAATTTGAAACTGGGTATGAGAGAGGTGGACAAACTCGTGAACATGTTCAACTCGCAAAGACCTTGGGTGTTTCTAAGTTGCTTGTTGTTGTCAATAAAATGGACGACCCAACAGTTAATTGGTCAAAGCAGAG GTATGATGAAATCGAGTCCAAAATGGTACCGTTTCTGAAGTCCTCAGGTTATAATGTGAAGAAAG ATATCCAGTTTCTTCCAATATCTGGACTTCATGGTACCAATTTGCAAACTAGAGTTGGAAAAAGTGTGTGCCCGTGGTGGGATGGTCAATGTCTATTTGAAGAACTTGATGCAATTGAAGTTCCGTTACGTGATCCTAATGGTCCATTCAG AATGCCTATTATCGACAAATTCAAAGACCTTGGGACTGTTGTTATGGGAAAAGTAGAGTCTGGTAGTGTGCGAGAGGGCAATAGCTTGCTGATTATGCCAAACAAG GTTCAAGTAAAAGTTCTTGCCATTTTTATTGATGAGGATAAAGTTAGGAGTGCAGGGCCCGGTGAGAATCTGCGAGTCCGAGTCTCTGGGATTGAAGAAGAGGATATACTGTCGGGATTTGTTCTTTCTAGTGTTG AAAAACCGATAGCTGCAGTTTATGAGTTTGTTGCTCAGTTGCATATACTTGAATTGCTGGATAAC GCTATTTTTACTGCTGGGTACAAGGCTATATTGCACATTCATTCTGTAGTTGAGGAATGTGAGATTCTTGAGCTGATTCAGCAAATTGATCCCAAGACCCGGAAACCAATGAAAAAGAAAGTGCTTTTTGTGAAGAATGGTGCTGTTGTCATATGCCGTATTCAG GTGACAAATATGATATGCATAGAGAAGTTTGCTGATTTTCAGCAGCTTGGGCGGTTCACACTTCGTACTGAAG GAAAAACAGTTGCAATTGGAAAAGTAACTGAACTTGCATAA
- the LOC139893205 gene encoding uncharacterized protein: MLVFTAEKQLKTGKYFPVTAVQRFDATARRIENGVYLGPLGCLTFEGRFSWQKRILAFVFEQIKIKVGPLKPFEINIKGEDENEPTTKNPFFIWFYVDEEIAVARGRSGGTAFWCRCKRVT, from the exons ATGCTTGTGTTTACTGCTGAG AAACAACTGAAAACTGGCAAATACTTCCCAGTTACAGCTGTTCAAAGATTTGATGCAACT GCAAGGAGGATTGAGAATGGTGTTTATTTGGGGCCTCTCGGATGCCTAACATTCGAAGGAAGATTTTCATGGCAAAAGAGAATACTTGCTTTTGTATTTGAGcaaattaagataaaagttggacccTTAAAACCATTTGAGATTAACATAAAAGGAGAAGATGAAAATGAACCAACTACAAAGAATCCCTTCTTTATATGGTTTTACGTCGATGAAGAAATAGCTGTAGCTCGTGGCAGAAGTGGTGGGACCGCCTTTTGGTGTCGCTGCAAGCGTGTCACCTGA